In one window of Bifidobacterium sp. WK041_4_12 DNA:
- the carB gene encoding carbamoyl-phosphate synthase large subunit, producing MPKRSDIQSVMVIGSGPIVIGQAAEFDYSGTQACRVLREEGIRVILVNSNPATIMTDPEMADATYIEPIDTTILEKIIAKERPDALLPTLGGQTALNAAMTLGEAGILKKYDVELIGASLDAIDRGEDRDLFKKVVEKAGAESARSLIAHSMEDAEAAADDLGYPLVVRPSFTMGGLGSGIAHNVEELHRIAGAGMHYSPTHEILLEEGIEGWKEYELELMRDKNDNVVVICPIENVDPVGVHTGDSTTVAPILTLTDREYQKMRDVGIKIIRGVGVDTGGCNIQFAVEPKTGRLIVIEMNPRVSRSSALASKATGFPIAKIATKLALGYTLDEIQNDITQSTPASFEPTIDYVVTKIPRFTFEKFPNADTTLTTSMKSVGEAMALAGNFRESLGKALRSIDKRHMNFSWDGEKPSQAEIQQLLHDMGTPTEHRYLQLQRAMWGGASVEQIYAATKIDRWFLEQIKEMNDVAMEVQAAERLGAQLLRKAKQSGLSDLQIAHLRNLGDEGENAVRELRWNYGLRPVYKTVDTCAAEFDAVTPYYYSCYADETEIRPRDREAVIILGSGPNRIGQGIEFDYTCVHAVQELGKKYDTIMINCNPETVSTDYDMSDRLYFEPLTFEDVLEVYAAEKKMGPIKGVIVQLGGQTPLSLAARLKAAGVPILGTSPEAIDLAENRQLFGEVLKREGLNAPRYGTALSYEEAEEAAHSIGYPVLVRPSYVLGGRGMEIVYDDAQLKTYVNKALDEAKADTVVSGRLPSPLLIDKFLQDAIEIDVDAIYDGSDLYIGGIMEHVEEAGVHSGDAACTLPPSTLSDDQMERLRKATLAIAQGCGVRGLINVQYAYMANTLYVIEANPRASRTVPFASKATGTALAKAAARIMTGESIEDQRKNGLLLPVGDGGMIRRGQPVAVKESVLPFKRFRTKVGRTVDIILGPEMRSTGEVMGFDRDFPHAFAKSQLAAYAGGLATSGNVFLSVNDSDKRQLPLMAQRLREFGFDLYATEGTASVLRRYGLQSHVVAKLGTRVDTPQPAVPDSPHSPDTASESHEKNVVDLIEDGTINMILNTPNSKGSRSDGYSIRAAAIAADLPHFTTMTEFSAALMAIEAVRKNDYQIESIQERAEQIHELER from the coding sequence ATGCCTAAGCGTTCCGATATTCAGTCGGTTATGGTCATTGGCTCAGGACCAATCGTCATTGGTCAGGCAGCGGAGTTTGACTATTCAGGAACGCAGGCATGCCGTGTGTTGCGCGAAGAGGGAATCCGCGTGATTCTGGTTAACTCGAATCCTGCAACGATTATGACTGATCCTGAAATGGCCGATGCCACGTACATCGAACCTATCGATACAACCATTCTCGAGAAAATCATAGCCAAGGAACGACCTGATGCGCTCTTGCCGACGCTGGGTGGACAGACCGCGTTGAACGCCGCGATGACACTCGGAGAGGCTGGAATCCTCAAGAAATACGATGTCGAGCTTATCGGAGCCTCGCTCGATGCAATCGACCGTGGAGAAGACCGCGATCTGTTCAAAAAGGTTGTCGAAAAGGCAGGTGCCGAGTCTGCCAGATCACTGATTGCACACAGCATGGAAGATGCCGAGGCCGCTGCGGACGATCTTGGCTATCCATTGGTGGTGCGCCCAAGCTTCACCATGGGTGGTTTGGGTTCGGGCATCGCGCACAACGTCGAGGAACTCCATCGCATTGCTGGAGCGGGCATGCATTACTCTCCAACGCATGAAATCCTTCTTGAGGAAGGCATCGAAGGTTGGAAGGAATATGAGCTAGAGCTGATGCGCGACAAGAATGACAATGTCGTCGTCATCTGCCCCATTGAAAACGTCGATCCTGTTGGTGTGCACACCGGCGATTCAACGACTGTGGCTCCCATATTGACACTCACGGATCGCGAATATCAGAAGATGCGCGATGTCGGTATCAAAATCATCCGAGGCGTTGGCGTAGACACTGGCGGTTGCAATATCCAGTTCGCCGTTGAACCCAAGACCGGACGCCTGATCGTCATTGAAATGAACCCACGAGTCTCGCGTTCATCCGCTCTGGCATCCAAGGCCACCGGCTTCCCCATCGCCAAGATAGCAACCAAGCTGGCCCTAGGATATACGCTTGATGAAATCCAGAACGACATCACGCAATCGACCCCGGCAAGCTTTGAGCCGACCATCGACTATGTCGTCACGAAGATTCCTCGCTTCACCTTCGAGAAGTTCCCGAATGCCGATACGACGCTCACCACTTCGATGAAGTCGGTGGGCGAGGCGATGGCTCTGGCCGGAAACTTCCGCGAATCCCTGGGCAAGGCTCTTCGATCCATCGACAAGCGTCACATGAATTTCTCATGGGACGGCGAGAAGCCCTCTCAGGCTGAGATTCAGCAGCTGCTGCATGATATGGGCACACCTACCGAACACCGCTACTTGCAATTGCAGCGCGCCATGTGGGGCGGGGCAAGTGTGGAACAGATATATGCAGCCACTAAGATTGACCGTTGGTTCCTGGAACAGATCAAGGAAATGAATGATGTGGCCATGGAGGTCCAGGCAGCTGAACGACTTGGAGCTCAACTGCTCAGGAAAGCCAAGCAGTCTGGCCTGAGCGACCTGCAGATCGCGCATCTGAGAAATCTCGGAGATGAGGGCGAGAATGCCGTCCGCGAACTTCGCTGGAATTATGGGCTGAGGCCGGTATACAAGACGGTTGATACCTGTGCTGCAGAATTCGACGCGGTCACTCCGTATTACTACTCATGCTATGCGGATGAGACCGAAATCAGGCCACGAGACCGTGAAGCGGTAATCATTCTGGGCTCTGGTCCCAATAGAATCGGCCAGGGCATCGAATTCGACTACACCTGCGTGCATGCCGTTCAGGAGCTTGGCAAGAAGTACGACACGATCATGATCAACTGCAATCCCGAGACGGTCTCGACGGATTACGACATGTCGGATCGTCTCTATTTCGAACCCCTGACCTTCGAAGATGTTCTGGAAGTCTATGCGGCCGAGAAGAAGATGGGCCCCATCAAGGGCGTTATCGTGCAACTGGGTGGTCAGACACCTCTGTCGCTTGCAGCAAGGCTCAAGGCTGCCGGAGTGCCGATTCTCGGTACTTCGCCGGAAGCAATCGACTTGGCTGAAAACCGTCAGCTCTTTGGCGAGGTTCTTAAGCGTGAAGGGCTGAACGCCCCACGCTACGGGACGGCATTGTCGTATGAAGAAGCCGAGGAAGCGGCGCATAGCATTGGATATCCGGTGCTGGTGCGCCCATCCTACGTGCTCGGTGGCCGCGGAATGGAAATCGTCTATGACGATGCTCAGCTCAAGACTTACGTCAACAAGGCGCTTGACGAGGCCAAAGCCGATACGGTCGTGTCGGGAAGGCTTCCTTCTCCCTTGCTCATAGACAAGTTCCTGCAGGACGCCATCGAGATTGACGTCGATGCCATCTATGATGGTTCGGATCTCTACATTGGCGGCATCATGGAACATGTCGAAGAGGCGGGCGTCCATTCTGGTGATGCCGCCTGCACGCTGCCACCAAGCACGCTTTCGGACGATCAGATGGAGCGTCTTCGCAAGGCTACGCTTGCCATTGCCCAGGGGTGCGGCGTGCGCGGGCTTATCAACGTTCAGTACGCATACATGGCCAATACCCTGTATGTCATCGAAGCCAACCCTCGCGCTTCCAGAACCGTTCCATTCGCTTCCAAGGCAACGGGAACGGCTCTTGCCAAGGCTGCGGCACGCATCATGACAGGAGAAAGCATCGAAGACCAGCGCAAGAATGGTCTGCTGCTTCCCGTTGGCGACGGAGGCATGATCCGTCGTGGGCAACCGGTTGCAGTCAAGGAATCGGTTCTTCCGTTCAAGCGGTTCAGAACCAAGGTCGGTCGTACGGTTGACATCATTCTTGGACCAGAGATGCGTTCGACCGGCGAGGTCATGGGCTTCGACAGAGACTTCCCGCACGCATTTGCCAAGAGCCAGCTGGCAGCATACGCCGGAGGGCTGGCCACGAGCGGCAACGTGTTCCTTTCCGTAAACGACAGCGACAAGCGGCAGCTGCCATTGATGGCGCAGCGTCTGCGTGAATTTGGCTTCGACCTGTATGCCACTGAGGGAACGGCTTCCGTCTTGCGCAGATACGGTCTGCAGTCCCATGTCGTTGCCAAGCTTGGGACGCGCGTCGATACACCCCAGCCTGCAGTTCCAGACTCTCCACACTCACCGGACACCGCCAGTGAGTCCCATGAGAAGAATGTCGTCGATCTGATAGAAGACGGCACCATCAACATGATTCTCAATACCCCGAATTCCAAGGGCTCACGATCTGATGGCTACTCGATTCGAGCTGCGGCAATAGCCGCTGATCTGCCCCACTTCACGACTATGACGGAGTTTTCTGCTGCACTGATGGCTATCGAGGCCGTACGGAAGAATGATTATCAGATTGAAAGCATTCAGGAACGTGCTGAGCAGATACACGAACTCGAACGATAA
- the pyrF gene encoding orotidine-5'-phosphate decarboxylase, with protein MAEATREEEIQARRSDFGLRLSTSMSKFGPLCVGIDPHRKVLSEWGYQVDAEGAEMFSMRMLQAAHGRATAVKFQTPMFERYGSKGYAALERALYAARQMGIITIVDCLRGGLSTTISAIADAYFKPGAPLKADAITLLPYYGARSLNNLTEEALSYGRGVFVASLTSNTEGTSLQSAIRQSGSYKGKTVAYGIAGTAQKFNQDIDGMGSVGLIIGATIGQWITTGGIDLSQFTGPILSPGYGWQGAEAQDLKTVFAGTRGNVLVTVSRSIATQGPQIDKLAQATESIALDVRQALSEATKETASKNSAGDGRKRDITARKIQTNVHAPSSASSHSTNGGSGRDGK; from the coding sequence ATGGCAGAGGCGACCCGCGAAGAAGAGATTCAGGCACGCAGATCAGATTTTGGTCTGCGATTAAGCACCTCGATGTCAAAGTTCGGGCCGCTGTGCGTCGGCATAGATCCCCACCGAAAGGTTCTGAGTGAGTGGGGATATCAAGTCGATGCCGAAGGTGCCGAAATGTTTTCCATGCGCATGCTCCAGGCTGCCCACGGTCGAGCTACGGCAGTGAAATTCCAGACGCCAATGTTCGAACGATATGGCTCAAAAGGCTATGCTGCGCTTGAGCGAGCGCTCTATGCTGCCCGCCAGATGGGAATCATCACCATCGTCGACTGTCTGCGCGGTGGGCTCTCGACCACGATTTCAGCGATTGCCGATGCATACTTCAAGCCCGGGGCACCGCTGAAGGCCGATGCCATAACCCTGCTGCCGTATTATGGTGCTCGTTCGCTCAACAACCTTACCGAAGAAGCTCTGAGCTACGGCCGAGGCGTGTTCGTAGCATCGCTCACGTCAAACACCGAAGGGACGAGTCTGCAATCTGCCATCCGACAGAGTGGTTCGTACAAGGGCAAGACAGTGGCCTACGGCATAGCTGGAACGGCACAGAAATTCAACCAGGACATTGATGGCATGGGCTCTGTTGGACTGATTATCGGAGCAACTATCGGTCAGTGGATCACAACCGGTGGAATAGATCTGTCACAATTCACCGGACCGATCCTTTCACCGGGATATGGATGGCAGGGAGCCGAAGCCCAGGATCTGAAGACGGTATTCGCCGGTACGCGAGGCAACGTTCTGGTCACGGTGTCCCGTTCGATTGCCACCCAAGGACCTCAGATCGATAAGCTGGCACAGGCGACGGAAAGCATTGCGCTAGATGTGCGCCAGGCATTGTCTGAGGCAACGAAGGAAACTGCAAGCAAGAACTCCGCAGGGGATGGCAGGAAACGCGACATCACTGCGAGGAAGATTCAGACGAATGTGCATGCGCCTTCGTCAGCGTCATCGCATTCAACGAATGGGGGAAGTGGTCGTGACGGTAAGTGA